Proteins from a single region of Chloroherpeton thalassium ATCC 35110:
- the rbfA gene encoding 30S ribosome-binding factor RbfA, whose protein sequence is MSIRTERVAELIQRELSGIFEKELPRSGVLTTIVGVKITPDLSIARVYVSILGSKEMGASVMAHIQKENKHFRKLLSSKIRHQFKRMPSLEFYQDDLFDQAAHINELIRKANEASSPTPKPDDEA, encoded by the coding sequence ATGTCTATACGAACAGAGCGAGTCGCTGAATTGATTCAGCGCGAACTAAGCGGTATTTTTGAAAAAGAGCTGCCGCGCTCAGGCGTTTTAACCACGATTGTGGGTGTCAAAATTACGCCAGATTTGAGCATTGCGCGCGTTTATGTTTCGATTTTGGGAAGCAAAGAAATGGGCGCGTCGGTGATGGCTCACATTCAAAAGGAAAATAAACATTTCAGAAAGCTGCTTTCAAGCAAAATTCGTCATCAATTTAAGCGGATGCCTTCGCTTGAATTTTATCAAGACGATTTGTTTGATCAAGCCGCACACATCAACGAACTGATTCGCAAAGCAAACGAAGCCTCATCGCCCACCCCAAAGCCGGACGATGAAGCTTAA